The sequence CGTTACCAAACAAAATGGCCGACGAGCCTTTGAGTACCTCAACCCGCTCCAGCGATGATACTTCGGGCATAACGCCGTTGTTGAACCGAACGCCGTTTTTGAAGGTATTGCTGCTGCCGAAGGCAAAGCCCCGGGCCGAGATTTCTTCCTGAAAACCGCCCGTGCTGCCCGAGATATAGACCCCGTTGGTATTGGCCAGCACATCGCTGAGGCGCAGGGTCTGCTGCCGGTCGAGCACGTCGCGCTCCACCACGGCCACACTTTGGGGCAAATCCATTGGCTTAATCGCCACTTTGCCCACCGTTACCGGCACCTGATTGGTCGATTTGTAGCCCTTCACCAGTACCTCGCCGAGTTGACGAGCCGTTTCGGTCAGCGTCAGGTCGAGTTGCGCGTTTTGCCCGGCCGTTACGGTGATGGTCTGCTCCTGCGTTTGCAAGCCCACAAACGACACCACCAGCGTGTGCTCGCCGGGGGCCAGGTGGCGCAGGTGGTAGCTCCCATCGTCGGCGGTGGTAGTGCCTTTAGCGGTGCCTTTCACCGTAATGGACACGTAAGCGGCGGGTTGGCCGTCCTGCGTGACGATGCGGCCGTGTACGCTACCACGCTGGTTATCGTCATCGTCGTTAGCCAGGATATAGGTTGGCACCGACCGGCTAATGGCGTGACAGGGATTGAGTACAGGTAATAAAAGAGAAAGGAATATGGTGGCGTTGGTACGTATCGAAATCGTCATGCGCTAATCAATACTTCTATTTAGACTTAGTATTGATAGTGCAAAGGTTGACTCTATTTAGATTCAATCAAAACAATTGAGGAAAAATTATAGAATTTGTCTAAATAGTAGAAATCATAGGCCCAGCCTGCGTCTTTATGGCTGCGTATAAACCCTATTTAACCAAAATGCGCTTAGCTACGACCCCGCCGGGATGACGAGCTGTCAGCAGATAAATGCCTACAGTTGGCGCGGGTAAGATCAGGGTTATTTCACCGGTTGGGGCCAGCTGGGCGCCAACGGCAATAGCACGCCCCTGAATATCTGTTAACTGGTAAGTGGCCCCGTCGAGGCCTTGCGGAATCAGACGCACCTCATTTCCCTGCACCGGGTTTTCCAGGACCATTAGTGCCGGTTGAGCCTCGTCGCGCTGAACAGCCACGGGCCGCCAAACCGTAGACCGCCCATCGTGGTCAAGCTGGCGTAGACGGTAGTAGCTAGTGCCACCCAGCGGCTGCGTGTCCAGCAAGCCATATTGCCGACGTACCTGACTAGTGCCACTAGCCTCTACGGCGCCAACAGGCAAAAATTCACCCAGGTCACGACTCCGTTCAACCACAAACCGGGCGGCGTTCTGCTCGCTGGCCGTTTGCCACGATAGCGACACGTAGCGGCCCTCCGGCGTAGCCCGAAAGTATGTTAGTTCAACGGGTAGCGCACCAGACAGCCCGCGGTTAGTCATCACATCCGGGCCATCAATTGCCGCGGCCCCGTTCATCCGGTACGAATAACTAGTTGGGGCCGTCCCGATGGTGATAAGCGAATTGGCATTCTGGCCCCTCACCGTCGACCCCGCCCCTACAATGACCGTCGACTGATTATTTGACAACAGCAACGTGTTATTGCCCCGAACGTCTAGCGTGGTGTTGTTGCGAACGATAATCGTTACGTTTCCACTGATCGTAATCGCGCTGGTAATGGTCAGGTCGTGCTGAATAATGATTGTACCCGAAAACGTCCCGGACGGCGCCGCGCCGCAGCTCCAGACAGCGTTGGTTGCCCAGTCACCCGCACTGGTGGTTGAGCAGACTTGTGCTTTGGCGGTAGTTAGCAGCCAGATACTGAACAGACTGATCAATAGACCTTGTTTCATGGTAGCACTGGTTATGGTGGAGCACAAGATATACTTAAGTAAAACCAATAAACACGCCACATAAAGCGATTGTTAGTTTCCGTATACATAATTAGTAGCGGGTGGCGTCATGGGCATTGCTTCGCCGGTTCCTTGTCGATGACCGTTAACTTTTGAGAGCAGGCAGCAGTTGAGAATGTATCGATTCATTCAACAACTCAGTATGACCTCGCACAACCGGATTCTCTATTGGTTTCGTAACGATCTGCGCCTGCACGACAATGAGGGCTTTGCGGCGGCCTGTATGCAGGCTCGGCAAGTACTGCCCGTTTATGTGTTCGACCCGGCAGCCTTTCGTTTGCTACCCACGCTCAACTTGAAAAAGACGGGGCTGCTACGGACCAATTTCCTGCTCGAAGCTGTCGCCGATCTGCGAAGCAGCCTCCGCGCCCGAGGCGGTGATCTGATTGTGCGGGTGGGTGATCCGGCCCGCGTGCTGGCCGATCTGGCCGAAGAGATTGAGGCCGACGCCATCTACGCCAGTAAAGAAGTGACCTCGGAAGAGACCGACGTGGAGTCGGCCCTGTCGAAGCGGTTGAAACCCCTTAACATCGACATCGAATTTTTCTGGACCAGTACGCTCTACCACGTCCGTGACCTGCCTTTCAATGTGGTCAAGCTGCCCGATGTATTCACGGCCTTCCGTCAGCAGGTCGAAAAGCACGTTCAGGTACGTTCCCTCGTCGCGACGCCCGACCGGATTAACCTCGCGGGCCATATTGAAGCGGGGTCGCTTCCTACGCCCGATACGTTTGGGTTCGACGCTGAGACGCAGGCAGTGGCGGCGAGGCCCGATAACCGCGCTGCCGTGCCGTTCAAGGGGGGTGAATCGGTAGCGCTGGCCCGGCTGAACGCGTATATCTGGGGACGCGAGCTACTCAAAACCTACAAAGAGACCCGGAATGGCCTGTTGGGCGAGGATTATTCGAGTAAGTTCTCGGCCTGGCTGGCGCACGGTTGCCTGTCGCCCCGGCAGCTTTACCACGAGATCAAACGCTACGAACAGGAGCGAGTAGCCAACGAGTCGACGTACTGGCTCATTTTTGAGTTGATCTGGCGGGATTTCTTCCGCTTTGTCGCCCTCAAATTCGGCACGCGCATCTTCAAACCATCGGGCATTCGGTACGACATCACCAAAAAGTGGGACCATGATCTGGCTCTGTTTCACCAGTGGACCGAGGGCCAGACGGGCATTCCCTTCATCGACGCCAACATGCGGGAACTGCGTCGGACGGGGTTTATGAGCAATCGGGGACGCCAGAACGTAGCCAGCTTTCTGGTCAAAGACCTCGGCATCGACTGGACCTGGGGCGCTATGTGGTTCGAGAGTCAGCTAGTCGATTACGACCCGTGTAGTAACTGGGGCAACTGGAATTACCAGGCCGGTGTCGGCAACGATCCCCGCTCGGGCAACGGCAATCAACCCCGCTATTTCAACATACTCGGTCAGGCTAGCCGCTACGACGAGCAGGGCGCCTACGTGAAGCACTGGCTCCCCGAACTCAGCAATGTACCGGCCGACAAGGTCCATCAGGTATCGACCCTCACTCCCGCCGAACAAACGGCCTACGGAGTAACACTGGGCAACCAGTACCCGCTGCCCATCGTCGACCCCGCTAAGTGGCAGGCGGAAGCACGGTGACTGTATAATGTACCATGTATGATGTACGATGCACAATGGGCTCACGCGCTACCATTGTTCATTGTGCATCATACATTGTACATTCGCCAATCCCTACCGCACCGCATTACCGTACATACCTACATGAAGCTCAGTGTCATTATTCCGGCTCTGAATGAAGAGGCAACCATTGCGCAGGTGGTTACTGATGCCATTACGTTCTCCGACAACCAATTGGTCGAGGTGATCGTCGTCGATGGAGGTAGCCGTGACCAGACGGTTGAGCAGGCTCGCCGCGCTGGCGCTACCGTGCTGACCTCGCCCCGACCGGGCCGCGCCGCCCAGATGAACCACGGTGCCGCCCATGCCACCGGTGACGTCCTTTATTTTGTGCATGCCGACGTTCGGCTCCATCCCGATTTCCTGACTGACATCCGGCAGGCTATTGCCGATGGGTTTCCGGCAGGTCGCTACCGTTTTCGCTTCGATTCGGACCACCTGCTGCTCCGGCTCAACAGTTATGCCACGCGCTTTGGTGGGGTGGCGAGCCGGGGTGGCGATCAAACGCTGTTTTTACAGCGCGATCTGTTCGATAAACTGGGCGGGTTCGATGAGCGATTCGTCATTATGGAGGATTTTGACATCATCACGCGGCTGGAACAAATGGCCCGCTTTGCCATTATTCCGAAGAATGTGGTTGTGTCGGCCCGGAAATACGAGCGAAACTCCTGGCTACGCGTGCAACTGGCTAATCTGATGGCCGTCGTGCTCTTCAGGTGCCATGTATCACCCAATCGGATTGCGAAGACGTATAAACAACTGTTACACTAGGTTACAAACTGATTCATATACTTAACTACTTATAACTAGTTCATAAATTTTAATACAGGCAACTACTTAGCATCCTTTTAATCCTGTCAGCCTATAGACAAATTTGTTGCTGACAAGCATTATCATTTCATTAATCTTCCTCAACTATGGAGCAATCGCTACGTCGATTCCTGCTGCTTGTGGTGGTGTTTGGCCTTTCGCTAGGAATGGCCATTGCACAGAACCGCGAGATCAGGGGCAAAATCACATCGGCCGAAGACAATTCACCCGTTCCTGGCGCCAGCGTTGTTGTGCTGGGTACGTCGCGCGGCACCACCGCCGACGCCGACGGTAATTTCCGCATTCAGGCCAACGCCGGCCAAACCCTTCGCATCAGCTTCATCGGCAACAAGTCACGCGACGTAGTCGTTGGTACGACCGACGTCATCAACGTTTCGCTGGCCCCCGAAGCCGGCAATCTTAACGAGGTCGTGGTTACGGCCCTGGGGATCAAACGGGAAAAACGGCAGCTAGGGTACGCCACTGCCGAAGTGAAAGGCGACGAACTGGCCGCGTCGCAGCGCGACAACTACATCAACGCCCTTCAGGGCCGTGTAGCTGGTTTGCAGGTGGCTACGTCGAGCGGCATGCCTGGTTCGTCGTCGACGGTGCTCATTCGCGGTGTCAACTCGATCAGCGGCAACAACCAGCCCCTGTACGTAATCGACGGGATGCCCATCAGCAACAACACCGCCGCCAGCAACAGCTTCGTAGCCTCGAAAAACTCGGCTACCTCGTTTGAAAACCGCACCGTCGACTTCTCGAACCGGGCGCAGGACATCAACCCGAACGACATCGAGTCGATCACGGTGCTGAAGGGTCCCGAGGCGGCCGCGCTCTATGGCGTTGATGCGGCCAACGGGGCCATCATCATCACGACCAAGAAAGGTCGGGCGGGTCAGGGCCGGATCTCGTACAGTTCGACGTTTACCTGGCAGCAGCCGGGTCCGCTGCCGCAGGTGCAGCGCGTATATGGGCAAGGGAACAACGGCCTGTCGCAAAACTCCAGCTTCGCCGCGTTTGGTCCCCGCTACACGGAAGCCGACACGCTCTACAACAACAGCGAAGGTTTCCTGCGCACGGGCCTGGGGCAGCGCCACAACCTCGCGTTCGACGGCGGTACCGACCGCTACACCTACCGATTCTCGGCGGGTTATCTGAGCAGCCAGGGGGTTATTCCGACCACCAACCTCAAGCGTTTGAACCTGACGCTGGGCGGCACGGCCAAAATCACCGACAAGCTCTCGCTCGAATCGACGATTCAGTACATCAACACCGACAACGTGAAGGTGTCGAAAGGGGCCAACAGCTTTTTGCTGGGTCTGCTATCGTGGCCGGCCAACGACGACATTCGGGAATACATCGACCCAACGACCGGTCTGCGCAAACGCGTGACGACAGCCAACACGGAGGTCGAGAACCCGTATTTCGACGTCAACAAAAACCTGCTTCGTGACCGCATCAACCGGGCGATCACCAACGTTGGTCTGAACTACACCTTCACTGACTGGCTGACCTTTACGGGCCGCGTCGGGCTGGACGTGTATTCGGGCAACTACCTCATCAAATACCACCCGCAGTCGAACCGCGCTGGCGGTGTGATCGCGGGCTCGCTCGATCAGGCCACCGACAACGGCCGGGTCTTTACGGGCCAGTATTTCCTGACGGCCAAGAAGCAATTTGGCAAGGTGAGTACGTCGTTGCGCGTGGGTCAGGCGATCTACGACAACGAATCCAACACGCTGGCAACCCGGGGCGAGAAGTTCCTGAACCCTGAGTTTACGTCGATCAACAACACCGACCCGCTCACGCAGAAATCGCTGTCGACGCTGGCCCAACGGCGGCTGATCGGTGCTTTTGCGGATGCCACCATCGGCTATGACGATTACCTGTTCCTGACCGTAACGGGCCGTAACGACTGGAGCAGCACGTTCCCGGCCGCCAACCGCTCATTCTTCTACCCCTCGGCTTCGTTGAGCTTCGTGTTCACCGATGTGCTGCCCGACGGCGGTTTCCGCAAGGCGCTGAGTTCGGGTAAATTCCGGGTGTCACTGGCGCAGGTAGGTAAAGAGGCGCCCGCTTACAGCACCAACCAGGCTTACGAAAGCCAGACCACCACGGGCGGCGGCTTCAGCTACGGCTTCACCGCACCCAACCCCTTCCTGCGCCCCGAGAAGGTCAATTCGTTTGAAACCGGTTTTGCGCTTCAATTCTTCAACGGCCGGCTGGGTCTCGACGCGGCTTACTACCGCACCACGAGCCGCGACCAGATCATCCGCGATCTGCGCATCAGCTACGGTACGGGCTTCGTCCTGAAAACCATCAACGGCGGTAGCCTCTTTAACGAAGGGGTCGAACTGTCACTGACGGCCGAGCCCATCCGCCAGCCCAACTTCTCGTGGTTCTCGACGCTGAACTTTACGAAAACCAATAGCCGTTTGCAAACCCTGCCCAACGACCTGACGGAGTTCTATAACTCAGACACCTGGGTAGCCTACAACATCCGGAATGGTGCCCGGCCGGGTGGCCCGCTGACCACGTTGACGGGTAACTCATACCTGCGTAATGATCGGGGCGACATTCTGATCAACCCAGCAACGGGTCTGCCCATCACCGAAACCGTTTGGCGCGTCGTGGGCGACCGGAACCCTCATTTCACCATGGGTTTCCTGAACACATTCCGCTACAAAAACCTGTCGCTCAACCTGCTGCTCGACATCCGCAAGGGGGGCGACGTGTTTAATGGCACCGAAGATTATCTGTACCGCAACGGATTGAGCACCAAAACGCTGGACCGCGAAACCCCGCGCGTTATTCAGGGTGTGCTGAAGGATGGGCTGGAAAACACGGCCAACCCGACGCCGAACAATATCCAAGTGATTCCCTACTACAGCAACGGCTTCTACGGCTCAGCCAACACGACCACAGCTACTCTGGCCGACGAGACCTTCATCGAGCGGAACGTAAACTGGCTGCGGGTGAAAGAAGTGACGCTGCGCTATGCCCTGCCACCTACGGTACTGGCCAACTCGCGGGTGTTCAAATCGGTGAGCGTGTTTGCCACCGGCACCGACCTGCTGCTGCTGACCAACTACACGGGTGGTGACCCCGGTGTGAACGCCAGCAACAGCGTGACGGGGGGCTCGGGTGGTTATGGCATCGACTACGGCAACATTCCGCTGCCACGCGCCTACAACGTCGGTATCAGCGTCGGATTCTAGACAAACTAGTCCTCGGTTCACGATTCACTGTATTCTGTTTACTGTCCTCTGTTAGCTGGCGCAAGCCTACTCCAGCGTTAGCCAACAGAAGACGGTGAACACCGAACCGAAGACAGCAACCCTCTTTAATTATGAAATTCAAATCATACATCGCTATCCTGTTTGTCGGGATGGCCCTGCTGTTGAGTAGTTGCGAAGACTACCTCGACATCAACCAGAACCCCAACAACCCCACGGATGTGGAAGCGGCTCTGTTGCTCGCTCCCATCCAGAACCAGTATGCGCTGGGGATTCAATTCGACGCCCGCTACATCGGCCGGTACGTGCAGAACTGGCAAAATGCGGCCCTGGTCAATGACCCCTGGGATCTGCACGGGTACGTTCCGGCCAGCGATGCTGGTGGCGAACTGTGGCGGAACGTCTACTGGCGCGGCGGGCGTAACCTGCTCAACCTGATCTCCGACGCGCAGGCGAATCAGAAATGGGATTACGCGGGCGTTGGGCTGGTATTGCAGGCCTGGGGCTGGCAGATGCTAACCGACGTCCATGGCGAAATCATCCTCGACGAAGCCTATGACCTCGATCCCAACAAGAACATCTTCAACTACAACACGCAGCCGGAGGTATATGCCAAAGTGCAGCAACTGCTGACCGACGCCATTCAGAACCTGAACCGGGCCGATGGCAACGTGTCGTCGGTGCAGCTGGCGCGGGGTGACCAGATTTACAAAGGCGACCGGATCAAGTGGAAACGCTTTGCCTACGGGCTGCTGGCGATCAACGCACACCACCTCTCGAACAAGAAAGGGACATACAACCCCGACAAGGTGATGCAGTACGTCGATAGCTCGCTGGTGAGCAACGCCGACGATGCCGTGATGAACTTCAACGGCCTCAGCACCGCCGATGCCAGCTTTTTTGGTCCCATCCGCCAGAACATGAACTCGTTTGTGCAGTCGAACTACGTGCTACGGCTGCTCGATGGCACGGTGACCACGGTAAAAGATCCGCGCCTGCCGATCATGCTCGTTCCCAGCGTCGACGGCGTGTACCGCGGCCTGAATCCGGGGCAGGGGCAGTCAACGGCGGCGTCGGCACCCGTGGCCTCGCGGACGGTGAACGTGTGGGGCCTGCCCGTCAACGTAAACCCACCCGTGGGTACGTTGGGCCGGTTCCTGTTTACCGACAAAGGGCCAATGCCACTGATGACCTACGCGCAGTTGCAGTTCATCAAAGCCGAAGCAGCCTTCATCAAGGGCGACAAGGCAACGGCGCTGGCCGCGTACAAAAAAGGCATCGACGCGCACATGAGCGCCTCGTATGTGAACGTACCTGCCGCCGACCGCACGGCCTTCCTCAACAACCCACTGGTGGTGCCAACCGTAGCCGCCAACCTGACGCTCGGCCAGATCATGTCGCAGAAATACATTGCGCAGTGGGGCTGGGGCTTCCTGGAGCAGTGGGCCGACCTGCGCCGTTATAATTACGGCGTAGGCACCGACGCTTTCCCGACGTTTGCGCTGCCTAACACCTTCTACGGCGACAACGGCGGCAAGCCGGTACAACGGCTGCGCCCGCGCTACAACTCCGAGTATGTCTGGAACATCCCGGCGCTGACCAAGATCGGCGGTTTCGATCTTGATTTCCACACCAAACCCGTGTGGTTCACTCAACCTTAATTCGTTTGATGTCCAGGGTTTACGGTTTGACGTTGGCTGTGCAAGCGCACAAACGTCAAACCGTAAACCCCAACCGTTAAACCTCTTTCTATGAAACACCTTCTGTATCTCGTCGCGTCGGTAGGGTTGCTATTGGCTTCCTGCGAGAAAAACGCGTTGTCTATTCCGGCCGATGTGGTTACCTCGGGAGCCCGGCTGAAGCTCATCAACGCCGCACCCGATCTGCCGGGTGGTATCGAACTGGCCATCAACGGCAAAAAATTCAGTGCCAACGCGCCGAGCGGTGCCACGGCTACCAGCCCCGGCTTTGCCGTCGGCCTGCCGTTCAACAGCACCTACCCCGGCACGGGCAGCAACTACGCCATCGTGTCGCCCGGTTCGGTATCGCTTAGCCTGACGTCGCCCGCCACCACGACGGTAGCCAGCGCCACGGCCATTGGCGCCACCACCGCCACCCTCGACGACAACGCATATTATTCGCTGTTTGTGGTGGGCGCCGGTGCCCAGCCCGAAACCGTCCTGCTGAAAGACGAGCTGGCCCCACTGAACCCGACGACCAGTTTTTACGTCCGGTTTGTCAACCTGATTCCGGGGACCACCACCTACGATGTGCTGCTGGCAGATGGCACGACAGTCGTTGCCCGGCAGGTAGCGTATAAAGCCGCTTCGTCGTTCATAACGGTTCCGGCCATCGGTAGCCAGTCGTTTTTACTGCGCGCTACGGGTTCGGCCACCAACATCGGCACGACCTATGCCTTCAATAGCGCCAACGATGGCCGTGTGCTTACCCTGTTTGCCCGCGGCGTAACCGGCCGGACGGGCACCGCAGCACCGGCCCTCAACGGCTACGTGAACCGGTAGCACCAGTTATACACCTACTGATCAGAACGGCCAGCCCCTCCAACGGGCTGGCCGTTTCTTGTTTGGCCCCTACCTGTAGGTGGGCGCCAAAACCTTCGGGGGGCGTTCGGCGTATAGATGAGTATGTATGCGTCGCTCCTGCTCACCACACTCCTATCCTGCACCCCACCCGACTCGACGGCCCCGCCGAAACGGTTTAGTCTGTTACCACTGCCGGTTGTTTATTATACGCCTGAAACCCGGCTGGGTTATGGCGTAGCCGCTACGGCCACCTTTCGGTTCCGGGGCGATACGGCGCGCTATGTGCGCCCCTCGCAGGTTACGCTGGGGGCGGTCTACACGCAGAATAAACAACTACTCTTTTACCTGCCCTTCCAGATCTTCTACAAAAACAATCTGTACTTCGCCAACGGCGAGTTGGGCTACTACAAATACAATTACTTTTTCTTCGGCGTGGGTCAACGCGACGTACCCAACGAACTCTACGGCGTCAATTTTCCGCGTGTTCGGGTGAATGTGTTCCGGCGTATTTCGAAGCCAGATGCCAGCAGGCCGGGGCGGGGCCTGTATGCGGGACTGCGCTACCAATACGAACACTACGCCATCACCAGCGTCACGCCCGATGGGCTCCTGGCCACAGGCAACGTACCTGGCGGCCTGGGCAGCGTGCTGTCGGGCGTGGGGACGGGCCTTTTCTTCGACTCACGCAACAACGTCTTCTACCCAAGCCAGGGTCTCGTTGCCGACCTGTCGTTTCTGAGCCAGGGTAAAGCCGTGGGCAGTGGGGTACGTTTCGACCGTTGGGTAGCCGACGTGTCGTCGTACCATTCGTTAACCCGTCGGACGACGCTGGCGTTCAACTATGTGCTTAGCGTCACGACGGGCGGAGTAGCGCCGTTCAACGCCTTATCGCTGCTGGGTGGCACCAAACGAGGACGAGGCTACTACGAAGGCCGCTACCGGGATGATAACCTGGCTTTGTTGCAAGGCGAACTGCGCCTGAACGTGTGGCGGCGACTGGGTGCCGTTGCCTTCGGGTCGGTAGGTACGTTGGGAAATCAACGCGATTTCCTGCGACTCGACGACCCCAAAGCGGCTTACGGCGTAGGCCTGCGTGTTCGGGTTAACCGGGACTTACTCAACGTCCGGCTCGACTACGGGCGGGGCGTTCCCTACACCGGCACCGGGTCCAGCGGCGTGTACCTGACTATTGGTGAAGCCTTCTAAAACGCATGAGTAAACCGTTCACTGAGTAACCTTACTCAAGCTCAAAAGTAGGTCCCGTTTGTCCGTGCGTAGGCCCGTTTGGCATTGGCTAGCACCTACCCTTGATAAATGCTTATCGATAATTCATA comes from Fibrella aestuarina BUZ 2 and encodes:
- a CDS encoding SusC/RagA family TonB-linked outer membrane protein yields the protein MEQSLRRFLLLVVVFGLSLGMAIAQNREIRGKITSAEDNSPVPGASVVVLGTSRGTTADADGNFRIQANAGQTLRISFIGNKSRDVVVGTTDVINVSLAPEAGNLNEVVVTALGIKREKRQLGYATAEVKGDELAASQRDNYINALQGRVAGLQVATSSGMPGSSSTVLIRGVNSISGNNQPLYVIDGMPISNNTAASNSFVASKNSATSFENRTVDFSNRAQDINPNDIESITVLKGPEAAALYGVDAANGAIIITTKKGRAGQGRISYSSTFTWQQPGPLPQVQRVYGQGNNGLSQNSSFAAFGPRYTEADTLYNNSEGFLRTGLGQRHNLAFDGGTDRYTYRFSAGYLSSQGVIPTTNLKRLNLTLGGTAKITDKLSLESTIQYINTDNVKVSKGANSFLLGLLSWPANDDIREYIDPTTGLRKRVTTANTEVENPYFDVNKNLLRDRINRAITNVGLNYTFTDWLTFTGRVGLDVYSGNYLIKYHPQSNRAGGVIAGSLDQATDNGRVFTGQYFLTAKKQFGKVSTSLRVGQAIYDNESNTLATRGEKFLNPEFTSINNTDPLTQKSLSTLAQRRLIGAFADATIGYDDYLFLTVTGRNDWSSTFPAANRSFFYPSASLSFVFTDVLPDGGFRKALSSGKFRVSLAQVGKEAPAYSTNQAYESQTTTGGGFSYGFTAPNPFLRPEKVNSFETGFALQFFNGRLGLDAAYYRTTSRDQIIRDLRISYGTGFVLKTINGGSLFNEGVELSLTAEPIRQPNFSWFSTLNFTKTNSRLQTLPNDLTEFYNSDTWVAYNIRNGARPGGPLTTLTGNSYLRNDRGDILINPATGLPITETVWRVVGDRNPHFTMGFLNTFRYKNLSLNLLLDIRKGGDVFNGTEDYLYRNGLSTKTLDRETPRVIQGVLKDGLENTANPTPNNIQVIPYYSNGFYGSANTTTATLADETFIERNVNWLRVKEVTLRYALPPTVLANSRVFKSVSVFATGTDLLLLTNYTGGDPGVNASNSVTGGSGGYGIDYGNIPLPRAYNVGISVGF
- a CDS encoding DASH family cryptochrome — protein: MTSHNRILYWFRNDLRLHDNEGFAAACMQARQVLPVYVFDPAAFRLLPTLNLKKTGLLRTNFLLEAVADLRSSLRARGGDLIVRVGDPARVLADLAEEIEADAIYASKEVTSEETDVESALSKRLKPLNIDIEFFWTSTLYHVRDLPFNVVKLPDVFTAFRQQVEKHVQVRSLVATPDRINLAGHIEAGSLPTPDTFGFDAETQAVAARPDNRAAVPFKGGESVALARLNAYIWGRELLKTYKETRNGLLGEDYSSKFSAWLAHGCLSPRQLYHEIKRYEQERVANESTYWLIFELIWRDFFRFVALKFGTRIFKPSGIRYDITKKWDHDLALFHQWTEGQTGIPFIDANMRELRRTGFMSNRGRQNVASFLVKDLGIDWTWGAMWFESQLVDYDPCSNWGNWNYQAGVGNDPRSGNGNQPRYFNILGQASRYDEQGAYVKHWLPELSNVPADKVHQVSTLTPAEQTAYGVTLGNQYPLPIVDPAKWQAEAR
- a CDS encoding TIGR04283 family arsenosugar biosynthesis glycosyltransferase; protein product: MKLSVIIPALNEEATIAQVVTDAITFSDNQLVEVIVVDGGSRDQTVEQARRAGATVLTSPRPGRAAQMNHGAAHATGDVLYFVHADVRLHPDFLTDIRQAIADGFPAGRYRFRFDSDHLLLRLNSYATRFGGVASRGGDQTLFLQRDLFDKLGGFDERFVIMEDFDIITRLEQMARFAIIPKNVVVSARKYERNSWLRVQLANLMAVVLFRCHVSPNRIAKTYKQLLH
- a CDS encoding BamA/TamA family outer membrane protein, which codes for MYASLLLTTLLSCTPPDSTAPPKRFSLLPLPVVYYTPETRLGYGVAATATFRFRGDTARYVRPSQVTLGAVYTQNKQLLFYLPFQIFYKNNLYFANGELGYYKYNYFFFGVGQRDVPNELYGVNFPRVRVNVFRRISKPDASRPGRGLYAGLRYQYEHYAITSVTPDGLLATGNVPGGLGSVLSGVGTGLFFDSRNNVFYPSQGLVADLSFLSQGKAVGSGVRFDRWVADVSSYHSLTRRTTLAFNYVLSVTTGGVAPFNALSLLGGTKRGRGYYEGRYRDDNLALLQGELRLNVWRRLGAVAFGSVGTLGNQRDFLRLDDPKAAYGVGLRVRVNRDLLNVRLDYGRGVPYTGTGSSGVYLTIGEAF
- a CDS encoding SusD/RagB family nutrient-binding outer membrane lipoprotein — protein: MKFKSYIAILFVGMALLLSSCEDYLDINQNPNNPTDVEAALLLAPIQNQYALGIQFDARYIGRYVQNWQNAALVNDPWDLHGYVPASDAGGELWRNVYWRGGRNLLNLISDAQANQKWDYAGVGLVLQAWGWQMLTDVHGEIILDEAYDLDPNKNIFNYNTQPEVYAKVQQLLTDAIQNLNRADGNVSSVQLARGDQIYKGDRIKWKRFAYGLLAINAHHLSNKKGTYNPDKVMQYVDSSLVSNADDAVMNFNGLSTADASFFGPIRQNMNSFVQSNYVLRLLDGTVTTVKDPRLPIMLVPSVDGVYRGLNPGQGQSTAASAPVASRTVNVWGLPVNVNPPVGTLGRFLFTDKGPMPLMTYAQLQFIKAEAAFIKGDKATALAAYKKGIDAHMSASYVNVPAADRTAFLNNPLVVPTVAANLTLGQIMSQKYIAQWGWGFLEQWADLRRYNYGVGTDAFPTFALPNTFYGDNGGKPVQRLRPRYNSEYVWNIPALTKIGGFDLDFHTKPVWFTQP
- a CDS encoding T9SS type A sorting domain-containing protein, yielding MKQGLLISLFSIWLLTTAKAQVCSTTSAGDWATNAVWSCGAAPSGTFSGTIIIQHDLTITSAITISGNVTIIVRNNTTLDVRGNNTLLLSNNQSTVIVGAGSTVRGQNANSLITIGTAPTSYSYRMNGAAAIDGPDVMTNRGLSGALPVELTYFRATPEGRYVSLSWQTASEQNAARFVVERSRDLGEFLPVGAVEASGTSQVRRQYGLLDTQPLGGTSYYRLRQLDHDGRSTVWRPVAVQRDEAQPALMVLENPVQGNEVRLIPQGLDGATYQLTDIQGRAIAVGAQLAPTGEITLILPAPTVGIYLLTARHPGGVVAKRILVK
- a CDS encoding DUF4397 domain-containing protein, with the translated sequence MKHLLYLVASVGLLLASCEKNALSIPADVVTSGARLKLINAAPDLPGGIELAINGKKFSANAPSGATATSPGFAVGLPFNSTYPGTGSNYAIVSPGSVSLSLTSPATTTVASATAIGATTATLDDNAYYSLFVVGAGAQPETVLLKDELAPLNPTTSFYVRFVNLIPGTTTYDVLLADGTTVVARQVAYKAASSFITVPAIGSQSFLLRATGSATNIGTTYAFNSANDGRVLTLFARGVTGRTGTAAPALNGYVNR